The following proteins are encoded in a genomic region of Plasmodium coatneyi strain Hackeri chromosome 6, complete sequence:
- a CDS encoding Merozoite capping protein 1 codes for MIEDTQLTEEILNAELLNENNEQTTLQAEIEKNKELNGVVIFVYPKADTPGCTEQAKLYKEKFEEFTSNNYAVYGLSADSADAQLKWKEKLELPFGLLCDVEKNVLNLMGFLKEDEKIARSHVVIKNDSVVSYFKKGVKPGMSAENVLNFIINGEKEEDNANADGNDDDAAEDETEGGNVNGDIKEEGNEDGEEGDTKVEGTEGNEEEGGENNDAEGEGKNDENGKVKAAASSSASKKSKGGASAGGNAAKSKKKTVKKSNNAGSKNSKAAKKGTAVKKEIKKKGNNKGQQQKKNGKVTPKNKLAKGKMANTKKGGSGGNVKKENKNNKNNKNNKNVKNNAAKNSKNNSKANKNMNKKNVNSKDKQKGGAGGKVKGKGGNANANKKSMNNNMNKSGGKKNVKGKEANKKVANKKIDKKNVQVSKKSNSAAGGKNKNANISKNSAKSNKNAKKMVKKK; via the exons ATGATAGAAG ACACCCAGTTGACGGAGGAAATCCTCAACGCAGAGCTGTTGAACGAGAATAACGAGCAGACCACCCTTCAGGCAGAAATCGAAAAGAACAAGGAACTCAATGGAGTGGTAATCTTCGTGTATCCTAAAGCAGACACACCAGGATGTACCGAACAGGCCAAGCTGTACAAGGAGAAGTTTGAGGAGTTCACGTCCAATAACTATGCTGTGTATGGATTGTCCGCCGATTCAGCTGATGCGCAG ctaaaatggaaggagaaattgGAACTGCCCTTTGGACTGCTCTGTGACGTGGAGAAGAATGTGCTAAACTTAATGGGATTCCTGAAGGAGGACGAGAAAATTGCCCGATCACATGTAGTGATAAAGAACGATTCTGTTGTGtcgtattttaaaaaaggggtgaaacCAGGAATGTCCGCAGAGAACGTGCTGAACTTTATTATTAATGGAGAGAAAGAAGAGGACAATGCGAATGCAGATGGAAACGATGATGATGCAGCTGAGGATGAGACGGAAGGTGGAAACGTTAATGGAGacattaaggaagaaggtaaTGAAGACGGAGAGGAAGGAGATACCAAAGTTGAAGGCACAGAAGgtaatgaagaagaaggaggagaaaacaaCGATgctgaaggggaaggaaagaatgatgaaaatggCAAAGTGAAGGCGGCTGCTTCTTCATCTGCATCGAAGAAATCAAAAGGTGGTGCTTCTGCAGGAGGAAATGCTGCaaagagcaaaaagaaaaccgTTAAGAAAAGCAACAACGCAGGAAGCAAGAATAGCAAAGCGGCCAAGAAAGGAACGGctgtgaaaaaagaaataaagaaaaaagggaacaacaaaGGACAAcagcaaaagaagaatggaaaggTGACACCGAAGAATAAACTTGCCAAAGGAAAGATGGCAAAtacgaaaaaaggaggctCAGGtggaaatgttaaaaaagagaacaaaaacaacaagaacaacaagaacaataaaaatgtgaagaataaCGCAGCAAAGAACAGCAAAAATAACAGTaaggcaaataaaaatatgaacaagaaAAATGTCAACAGCAAGGATAAACAGAAAGGAGGAGCTGGGGGCAAAGTGAAGGGCAAAGGTGGAAACGCAAATGCCAATAAAAAATCCATGAACaataatatgaacaagtcaggtggaaagaaaaacgtcaaaggaaaggaggcaaataaaaaagttgccAACAAGAAAATAGACAAGAAGAACGTGCAGGTGTCTAAGAAGAGCAACAGCGCCGCGGGaggcaaaaacaaaaatgcaaacatAAGCAAGAACAGCGCGAAGAGCAACAAGAACGCGAAAAAGATGgtcaagaaaaaatga
- a CDS encoding Ribosomal protein L3 has protein sequence MSHRKFERPRHGSLGFLPRKRCKRLRGKIRSFPKDDKEKPPHFTAFMGYKAGMTHIVREVDKPGSKLHKKEIVEACTIIECAPMVVVGMVGYRETPKGLRILTTVWANHVSDEFRRRYYKNWYKSDKKAFTKALMVPKLTKESLYKRIEKYCTVLRAVCHTQPSKTPLSMKKAHIMEIQINGGGMKAKIDFLKELMEKNLPVSNVFNTNEMIDVISVTKGHGTKGVVSRYGVKRLPRKTHRGLRKVACIGAWHPARVQFQVPRHGQKGYFHRTERNKKIYRIGLKKDKNNASTDADITEKKITPMGGFPHYGVVNEDFILLKGCVAGTKKRPITLRKTLVPQVSRDALAEISLKFIDTSSKIGHGRFQTSEEKTKYYGPLKKDLKA, from the coding sequence ATGTCGCATCGTAAGTTCGAGAGGCCTCGCCACGGTTCGCTTGGATTTCTGCCAAGGAAAAGGTGCAAAAGATTGAGAGGAAAAATCAGATCCTTCCCAAAGGATGACAAGGAGAAGCCCCCCCACTTTACGGCATTCATGGGCTACAAAGCTGGTATGACCCACATCGTAAGGGAAGTAGATAAACCAGGTTcgaaattacacaaaaaggagattGTAGAAGCCTGTACCATTATCGAATGTGCCCCAATGGTTGTCGTTGGAATGGTTGGATATAGAGAAACACCAAAGGGACTGAGAATACTCACCACCGTATGGGCAAACCACGTTTCCGACGAGTTCAGAAGAAGATACTACAAAAACTGGTACAAGAGTGACAAGAAGGCATTTACCAAAGCTTTGATGGTGCCCAAGCTAACCAAGGAAAGTCTCTACAAGAGGATAGAAAAATACTGCACTGTGTTAAGAGCCGTTTGTCACACGCAACCATCGAAGACGCCCTTAAGCATGAAAAAGGCACACATCATGGAAATCCAAATTAATGGAGGTGGCATGAAAGCGAAAATTGACTTTTTGAAAGAACTCATGGAGAAAAATTTACCCGTGTCGAATGTATTTAATACGAATGAAATGATCGACGTGATTAGTGTGACTAAGGGACATGGTACGAAAGGTGTGGTCAGCAGATATGGCGTGAAAAGATTACCAAGAAAAACACACAGAGGATTGAGGAAAGTTGCTTGTATTGGTGCATGGCATCCTGCCAGGGTACAATTTCAAGTACCCAGACATGGACAAAAAGGCTATTTCCACCGAActgaaagaaataaaaaaatttacagaaTTGGCCTtaagaaggataaaaacAACGCGTCAACCGATGCTGATATTACTGAGAAGAAAATTACCCCCATGGGTGGCTTCCCACATTATGGTGTGGTCAATGAGGATTTTATCTTGCTGAAAGGTTGCGTTGCTGGTACGAAGAAGAGACCAATCACGCTGCGAAAAACATTGGTACCACAAGTGTCGAGAGATGCCTTAGCGGAAATTTCACTCAAATTTATCGACACATCCTCCAAGATTGGACATGGAAGATTCCAAACCAGTGAGGAAAAAACTAAGTACTATGGACCTCTGAAGAAGGACTTGAAGGCTtaa
- a CDS encoding Brix domain, whose translation MEMEEEQSKEEIVQQLEEGKAKTRKGNLILKKRKGELHESSKSCLFICSNKRTEELKNFMQDLYNLQKPFTCYMPKVHPNLADIQTKLNELVDLCVHNSCSFFLSVFSTKKKPSRFIMGRLYNNKLFDYYVFTLLSYIPMKMFPHAKDVLCDTKPIVLIQGSYFEETDVTKNLRNVLFDFFKHRNVDTVSSSSVQRLIVISAFSEGATPNQVLSFRQYLLKKEHFGHPHASDLPPLEEIGPRFNFVLDNSQIANYHLFEEATKNVDQLLKKKSKKKLKNVQVDELGNTIKRVYVQKQSFGKLHTKHTKLHNRVKKAGRKTQPGGAKNA comes from the coding sequence ATGGAGATGGAGGAGGAGCAAAGCAAGGAGGAAATCGTCCAACagttggaggaaggaaaggcaaagacaagaaaagggaatttgattttaaaaaagcgaAAGGGAGAATTACACGAATCTTCCAAGAGCTGTTTATTCATTTGCAGCAACAAGAGGACGGAAGAACTAAAGAATTTCATGCAGGATCTGTATAACTTACAGAAGCCATTCACATGCTACATGCCAAAAGTGCACCCAAATTTGGCAGACATACAAACGAAACTGAATGAGCTTGTCGacttatgtgtacataacagctgctccttttttttgtctgtTTTTTCAACGAAGAAGAAACCGTCGAGATTTATTATGGGAAGATTATACAACAACAAGCTGTTCGACTATTACGTCTTTACTTTACTGTCATACATTCCTATGAAAATGTTTCCCCACGCAAAGGACGTCCTCTGTGACACCAAACCGATCGTCCTCATTCAGGGGTCCTACTTTGAGGAGACTGACGTTACGAAGAATCTGAGGAATGTCCTCTTCGACTTTTTCAAGCACAGGAACGTAGACACCGTGAGCAGTTCCTCTGTGCAGCGTCTTATCGTGATTAGCGCGTTCAGCGAGGGTGCCACCCCCAACCAGGTACTCTCCTTCCGCCAGTACCTACTCAAAAAGGAGCACTTCGGCCACCCGCATGCAAGTgaccttccccctttggaggAAATCGGCCCACGCTTCAACTTCGTTTTGGACAACTCCCAGATTGCAAACTACCACCTCTTCGAAGAGGCAACCAAAAATGTCGATCAactgttaaaaaagaaaagcaaaaaaaaattaaagaacgTCCAAGTGGACGAATTGGGAAACACCATCAAGCGCGTCTATGTACAGAAGCAGAGCTTTGGAAAGCTACACACGAAGCATACCAAACTACACAATCGAGTGAAGAAAGCGGGACGCAAGACCCAGCCAGGTGGAGCGAAAAATGCATGA
- a CDS encoding Protoporphyrinogen oxidase, giving the protein MSAQEGGGEAGGPVVIGEAGLAVEPDEANTSISPDEEPPNEQQTYDVIIIGGGLFSCCLHYFLKKKKPDITILILEKEQTLGGYIKTEWLEHQGKKFLCELGPTILKISDESYQLLNELNLLSHVRVLNKNLLRYVYSGGQLHPLRLSIWGYFAFPLISVINKVKLIYKLLFRRYKKLTEYDEDVSVEGYMRENFDMEHFNFLFLPLIYGSCGGMGSISAISFFSRNLKMFDNNLNKLRIWQDRLSQQRMGGGVCRVDSLSGGEVGCAAPPPNEGKLPNIEKHISINQQHSYAQRMNQKYDPSFFNNVLHRLDTSTGDTIPGDLIGGSSRISESTGDHDSDSHQNNNPANDKWTTKHHAGMDTMKGQRAFVHTSLVEVFLHFVEYIYAKCKGAVLQTMLLLYPELAKKGSKQYEQNKKKKILGKTISLKYGMYEIIDQLKKNINKKYVWTNEEVDFVEKHDEDTWVCTIRRKHSSKTSCVYGRNVILTVNSKTCANIMRKILPPKMKTNLTNVQYSNIISVTVYYHKKDITLPRNCFGFLSADKTNHILGCFYTSNMFKERCNDDSVVVLTLYMGGQNNPNDIYMEEKDIIQIVSKEMTKIFHVEKNAQPVILKVKKWFDSIPFYSHNYERNLKCFLNELDNPQYRNLFVDSGWITGTSISDRIASARDLSEFMAANVFPVKTQCGNAVLV; this is encoded by the coding sequence ATGAGTGCACaggaagggggaggagaGGCGGGTGGGCCGGTTGTAATAGGTGAAGCTGGCCTTGCGGTCGAGCCAGACGAGGCAAACACATCAATCAGTCCAGATGAGGAACCCCCAAACGAGCAGCAAACGTACGATGTAATCATCATAGGCGGAGGACTCTTCAGCTGTTGCCTGCACTACTttctaaagaaaaaaaagccagACATAACAATACTTATTCTGGAAAAGGAGCAAACGCTCGGGGGGTATATAAAAACAGAATGGCTAGAACACCaagggaagaagttcctGTGCGAGTTGGGCCcaaccattttaaaaatatctgACGAGAGTTACCAGCTACTAAACGAATTAAACCTGTTGTCACACGTAAGAGTCCTAAATAAGAATCTCCTAAGGTACGTATACTCAGGTGGACAGCTACACCCACTCCGTCTGTCCATTTGGGGTTACTTTGCTTTCCCCCTTATAAGTGTCATAAATAAAGTGAAGCTAATATATAAGCTCCTATTCAGGAGGTACAAAAAGTTGACGGAGTACGATGAGGACGTAAGTGTCGAAGGATACATGAGGGAAAACTTCGACATGGAACACTTCAACTTTTTATTCCTACCGTTGATTTATGGATCCTGTGGGGGCATGGGCAGCATTTCGGccatctcctttttttcgcgcaACCTCAAAATGTTCGATAATAACCTGAACAAGTTACGCATATGGCAGGATCGCCTATCGCAGCAACGCATGGGGGGTGGAGTGTGCAGAGTGGATAGCCTAAGCGGAGGTGAAGTTGGCTGTGCCGCTCCTCCCCCCAACGAAGGGAAGCTACCAAACATAGAGAAACACATATCCATAAACCAACAACACTCCTACGCGCAAAGAATGAATCAGAAGTACGACCCGTCCTTCTTCAATAACGTGTTGCACAGACTGGACACATCCACCGGGGACACCATCCCGGGGGACCTAATTGGCGGGTCGAGCAGAATCAGCGAATCGACTGGTGACCACGATAGTGACAGTCACCAGAATAACAACCCAGCAAATGATAAATGGACAACTAAGCACCACGCAGGGATGGACACCATGAAGGGGCAGCGTGCTTTCGTGCACACCTCCCTCGTGGAAGTGTTCCTCCACTTCGTAGAGTATATCTACGCGAAGTGCAAAGGCGCAGTCCTCCAGACCATGCTGCTGCTCTATCccgagctagccaaaaaaggCTCCAAgcaatatgaacaaaataaaaaaaaaaaaattttaggaAAAACAATATCCTTGAAATATGGAATGTACGAAATAATTGACcaactaaaaaaaaacataaataaaaaatatgtgtggacaaatgaagaagtagATTTTGTTGAAAAGCACGACGAAGACACTTGGGTGTGTACCATCAGGAGAAAACATTCGAGCAAAACCTCTTGTGTATACGGGAGAAATGTCATCCTTACGGTGAACTCCAAAACATGCGCCAATATCATGCGCAAAATCTTACCCCCCAAAATGAAGACCAACCTCACAAATGTGCAATACTCCAACATCATCAGCGTTACAGTGTACTACCATAAGAAGGACATAACACTGCCGCGAAACTGCTTTGGATTTTTATCCGCGGACAAAACGAATCACATCCTCGGGTGCTTCTACACGAGCAACATGTTCAAGGAAAGGTGCAATGACGATAGTGTTGTTGTATTAACCCTATACATGGGGGGACAGAACAACCCTAATGATATATACATGGAGGAGAAAGACATAATCCAAATAGTGTCCAAAGAGAtgacaaaaatatttcatgtaGAGAAGAATGCCCAACCTGTTATCCTCAAGGTGAAGAAGTGGTTTGACTCTATCCCCTTCTATTCGCACAACTACGAAAGGAATTTGAAATGCTTCCTGAACGAGTTGGACAACCCGCAGTACCGGAACTTATTTGTTGATTCGGGTTGGATTACCGGGACGTCCATATCGGACAGGATTGCTTCGGCGAGGGACTTGTCGGAGTTTATGGCGGCCAACGTCTTCCCTGTGAAGACGCAATGCGGTAATGCGGTGTTAGTATGA
- a CDS encoding DNA-directed RNA polymerase II subunit RPB7: protein MYFVIEEWKNVIIKPSQLGPRYQQYIEDMLRNSVEGQCNAKYGYIICVIRIIHSEPGRVQDGTSMIVVKVKYQAIVFKPFKDEVLDAVVTDVNKLGFFAQAGPLKIFISRTAIPKYFEYSEDSHYPCFSSGVYNIKPQTTVRIKLQGIRYDLSNMFAIATINNEYLGCIESNTLHVM from the exons ATGTACTTCGTCATagaggaatggaaaaatgtaataataaaGCCAAGTCAGCTGGGCCCGAGATACCAGCAGTACATAGAAGATATGCTGCGAAATAGTGTAGAAGGTCAGTGCAATGCCAAGTATGGATACATAATTTGCGTCATCCGCATAATTCATAGTGAGCCTGGACGTGTACAGGACGGAACGAGCATGATCGTTGTGAAGGTCAAATACCAGGCCATCGTCTTCAAGCCGTTTAAGGACGAG GTACTCGACGCAGTCGTCACGGACGTAAACAAACTGGGTTTCTTCGCTCAGGCAGGCCCTCTCAAAATTTTCATATCGAGAACAGCCATTCCCAAGTACTTCGAATACTCGGAGGATTCCCACTACCCCTGTTTTTCCTCAGGAGTGTACAACATAAAACCGCAGACAACAGTGAGGATAAAACTGCAAGGTATTCGCTACGATTTGTCCAACATGTTTGCAATTGCTACCATTAACAATGAGTACCTAGGATGCATCGAGTCGAACACATTGCACGTTATGTGA
- a CDS encoding Palmitoyltransferase has protein sequence MKEVEKPPKEIRQLLPVMLIGLVTLVMYSIFVTFYCMVLLQINVQKQYVDSDLLNEGYTKLLTFHVLLFLFIWSFYKTYTVDPGSIPNTHEWTIEPDVSRIKERGQNGELRYCTHEKKYKPDRAHYCRATKRNILKMDHYCPWVANGVGHYNYKFFLLSLFYANLCCLYVEVNCHSSFPDLYANPNVLFNEVFYIFLEIVLAAVILLIIFPFFLFHLYLTAHNYTTLEFCVIGKRDKKSMYDLGVEENFNQVLGDNILLWLLPVGGPKGDGLYYQTFAQHG, from the exons ATGAAAGAGGTGGAGAAGCCCCCCAAGGAAATAAGGCAACTGCTACCCGTAATG CTGATAGGCCTGGTAACCCTCGTCATGTATTCAATATTTGTCACG TTCTACTGCATGGTTCTGCTCCAAATAAACGTCCAGAAGCAGTACGTGGACAGCGACCTGTTGAATGAGGGCTACACCAAGCTGCTAACGT TTCACGTTTTGCTATTCCTCTTCATCTGGTCCTTTTACAAAACGTACACGGTGGACCCTGGTAGCATCCCCA ACACCCATGAGTGGACCATCGAGCCGGACGTCAGCAGAATAAAGGAGCGAGGACAAAATG GCGAGCTCCGATACTGCACACACGAGAAGAAGTACAAGCCGGATCGGGCCCACTACTGCAG AGCCACCAAAAGGAATATACTAAAAATGGACCACTACTGTCCCTGG GTCGCAAATGGCGTGGGTCACTACAActacaaattttttctgttaagtCTTTTCTATGCGAACCTATGTTGCCTATATGTGGAGGTCAACTGTCACTCGTCCTTCCCGGACTTGTATGCAAACCCGAACGTCCTCTTTAATGaagttttttatatttttctggaGATCGTCCTTGCTGCCGTCATCCTGCT GattatcttccccttcttcctgttccaTCTGTATTTGACTGCCCACAATTATACGACCCTGGAGTTTTGTGTG ATTGGGAAGAGAGACAAGAAAAGCATGTACGACTTGGGCGTGGAGGAGAATTTCAATCAAGTTTTG GGAGACAACATCCTTCTGTGGCTGCTGCCCGTCGGGGGCCCCAAAGGCGACGGATTATATTACCAGACGTTTGCCCAGCACGGGTGA